The window GCCGATCATCAAGCCGGCGGCTCCCATCACGATGAGCACAATGCCGATGAGGGTGACAGGTCTCATAGTCACGACCTCCACAGATGGCGGCGGCCGAACTTGCTAGGCCGTCCTTCGAACCAAGCCGATCAGGAACAACAAGGCCATGGAACCAACCAGCGCCATGAGCAACTGCGCGACCAGTCCGTACGCCGCCAAGCCCACAATGCGAAACAGAAAGCCTCCCAGCAAGGCCCCGATCACCCCGACAATCAGGTTACCCAACAGTCCAAAGCCGCGCCCGCGACTGATTTTTCCGGCTAGCCAGCCGGCTATCAAGCCAAGGACCAGGATTGAAAGTATGTCCATCTCTTCCTCCCACTCTCTGCTTCACGGGAGACAATGAGGACCCGGACCCGCGGGGCTCGGGGGAGCCGCTGGTTTGCGGCTCGCCTGAGCGGTCCAGATGCATGAATCAGGACGTTTCCTGCGTACCTTGAATTCGATGCGCGCAGAGCAGCCAGGGTTATCCCTGTGAGCCGGAACTACCGTTCATCAGCGCGCTGCTTTTCACTGAACGTACTTGGCGCGGACAGCCAGGCCGCTCTTCAAGGCTTCGATGGTGGCGGGGATGCCATGCACCGGAATGATGCGCTCCACCTTCAGCCCCAGCTCCGTGATCTTCCTAGCCATGTTCACCGTGTCTGGCCCGGCGATAACGAGCTCGAGCGAAATGGGATCCCAGACATCGGCTTGAAACAGCACCTTCTCTTTCGGGAAGTAGGCCACGAGCATTTGGGTGATGTGGCCGGTGGGGCCGAAGTCGTAGAGCTCGACGCGGTTGGCGCCGTCCTCCAGCACTCGGAACCTTTCCACGGTTTCGATGCTTGGCGCCCGCGGATGGCGGGTGAGCGCGTCGGGATACATGGTGCGGCGGCTGGACGCGACTTGCTCGATGATGCCTTTCGCGTCCGGGGTCGTAAGTATGGAAACTCCTTCGGCGATATAGGGCCGCACGCCAGCCACGTGGTCGTAGTGGAAGTGGGTGGCCACCAGGTAGCGGATGGGTTTGTCGGGAACCGTGGCACGGATCAGCTCGAGGCAGGTCTCCGAATAGCGGCTGTGGAGCGGCGCTTCGAAGACGACGACGTGGTCGCGAAAGACGGCGAACATGATGTTGTAGGGGCCGCGGATCATGAACAGGTTCTCGCCCAGCTTCTGGACGGAGGGTTCCGCGGGATCCTGCGCCATGGGCACTACGTCCTGCTGCGGCGGCGGCTGGAAACTCCCTTCAGCCAGCGATATGTCGAGTTCGATGGAACTGGCGCGCATCTCCTGCGTGGGTACGCCCGCCACACGGTCGATGTAACGGAAAGGGAGCTGCAGCCGACCCACGCGACGGTAATCGTCGTAGACCACTTCCTGGTAGCTATCACCGGCGAGCGCGTGTTCGCGCAGGAATTCGGACTTCGAGAGTAAGCCGGTCTTGGCGTCGAAATAGAGCAGCACGCGGGTTCCGAGGACATCGGTGAAAGAGATGACCTTGTGGGTCCTTCCAAATTCCTGGCCTTCGCCCACCCAGGCAAGCGTCTCCGGCCGGTTCAGAGCCATGCGGAGCGCGCCTTCCGGGTAGCGCCGGAACCTGCGGACGTGGGAGGAGCGCGCATCGTCGGCGGAGAATGCGCGGTAATAGGACTTTTCCTGCCCGAAGGTGATGGTTTCGAAACCGGAGTTCTCGGTGCCCACATTCTTGCGCGTGATGAAGTCTTCGCGCTTGACGTCGGCCTCGACCATCTCCTCAAGCCAGCGATTCCCGCCGTAGTCGAGGAAGCCGACGCCCTGGTCGCGTCCGTTCGGAGGCGGAGCGGCCAGCGTCGGTGCGGCAACGGCATAGGGTCGCGGGTGCTGGCCGGAGCCGATCCACTCGCCGGACAGTTGCCGGCGAACAGTCCTCAGGTCGCGAAGGGCTTCGAGCCCGCCGATTGCGTCGACGCCGGAATCGATCACTTCTCTCGCCTTGAAGTAGGAACTCAAGCCCGGGGTCGAAGGCTCCTGGGCGCAGGTCAAGGCCGTGCAGAAGACAGTCAGCAGGCAGGAGTTTGCGACACCGGCAAGCGTCATCGGTGTTCCTCCAAGTTCCCCTTTTCACGAACCTT of the Terriglobales bacterium genome contains:
- a CDS encoding MBL fold metallo-hydrolase, with protein sequence MTLAGVANSCLLTVFCTALTCAQEPSTPGLSSYFKAREVIDSGVDAIGGLEALRDLRTVRRQLSGEWIGSGQHPRPYAVAAPTLAAPPPNGRDQGVGFLDYGGNRWLEEMVEADVKREDFITRKNVGTENSGFETITFGQEKSYYRAFSADDARSSHVRRFRRYPEGALRMALNRPETLAWVGEGQEFGRTHKVISFTDVLGTRVLLYFDAKTGLLSKSEFLREHALAGDSYQEVVYDDYRRVGRLQLPFRYIDRVAGVPTQEMRASSIELDISLAEGSFQPPPQQDVVPMAQDPAEPSVQKLGENLFMIRGPYNIMFAVFRDHVVVFEAPLHSRYSETCLELIRATVPDKPIRYLVATHFHYDHVAGVRPYIAEGVSILTTPDAKGIIEQVASSRRTMYPDALTRHPRAPSIETVERFRVLEDGANRVELYDFGPTGHITQMLVAYFPKEKVLFQADVWDPISLELVIAGPDTVNMARKITELGLKVERIIPVHGIPATIEALKSGLAVRAKYVQ
- a CDS encoding GlsB/YeaQ/YmgE family stress response membrane protein, whose amino-acid sequence is MDILSILVLGLIAGWLAGKISRGRGFGLLGNLIVGVIGALLGGFLFRIVGLAAYGLVAQLLMALVGSMALLFLIGLVRRTA